The Rhinoraja longicauda isolate Sanriku21f chromosome 15, sRhiLon1.1, whole genome shotgun sequence genome includes a region encoding these proteins:
- the LOC144600719 gene encoding uncharacterized protein LOC144600719 isoform X3, with protein MITSTPPRLSQPCVPEPSLPPSLPRCECHRSPHVPHTHRSPHPQVPHTHRSPTPTRPPHPQVPTPHTSPTPTGPHTHRSPHPTRPPHPTRPPHPQVPTPTRPPHPTRPPHPQVPHTHRSPTHHTSPTPTGPPHPQVPHTHTSPTPHTSPTPTGPPHPHVPHTHRSPHPQVPTPHTSPTPTGPHTHRSPTPTGPPHPTRPPHTHIPHTPHVPHTPHVPHTHTSPTPHTSPTPTGPPHTHIPHTPHVPHTPHVPHTHTSPTPHTSPTPTRPPHPQVPHTPHVPHTHTSPTPTGPPHTHVPHTHRSPTPTGPHTHRSPHPHVPHTPHVPHTHRSPHPQVPTPTGPHTHTSPTPHTSPTPHTSPTPTGPHTPHVPTPTGPPHTHVPHTHRSPHPTRPPHPQVPHTHRSPTPTGPHTPHVPHTHRSPTPTGPPHPTRPPHPQVPTPTGPHTPHNVKLSIPSAATSKTVALNLFSL; from the exons ATGATTACAAGCACCCCTCCCCGCCTCTCCCAGCCCTGCGTGCCAGAACCGTCTCTGCCCCCGTCTCTGCCCCGCTGTGAATGTCACAGGTCCCCACACGTCCCCCACACCCACAGGTCCCCACACCCACAGGTCCCCCACACCCACaggtcccccacacccacacgtCCCCCACACCCACAGGTCCCCACACCCCACACGTCCCCCACACCCACAGGTCCCCACACCCACAGGTCCCCACACCCCACacgtcccccacaccccacacgtcccccacacccacaggtccccacacccacacgtcccccacaccccacacgtcccccacacccacaggtcccccacacccacaggtcccccacacaccacacgtcccccacacccacaggtcccccacacccacaggtcccccacacccacacgtcccccacaccccacacgtcccccacacccacaggtcccccacacccacacgtCCCCCACACCCACAGGTCCCCACACCCACAGGTCCCCACACCCCACACGTCCCCCACACCCACAGGTCCCCACACCCACAGGTCCCCCACACCCACAggtcccccacaccccacacgtcccccacacacacacatcccccacacaccacacgtcccccacaccccacacgtcccccacacacacacatcccccacaccccacacgtcccccacacccacaggtcccccacacacacacatcccccacacaccacacgtcccccacaccccacacgtcccccacacacacacatcccccacaccccacacgtcccccacacccacacgtcccccacacccacaggtcccccacaccccacacgtcccccacacccacacgtcccccacacccacaggtcccccacacacacacgtccccCACACCCACAGGTCCCCCACACCCACAGGTCCCCACACCCACAGGTCCCCACACCCACacgtcccccacaccccacacgtcCCCCACACCCACAGGTCCCCACACCCACAGGTCCCCACACCCACAGGTCCCCACACCCACacgtcccccacaccccacac gtcccccacaccccacacgtcCCCCACACCCACAGGTCCCCACACCCCACACGTCCCCACACCCacaggtcccccacacacacacgtcccccacacccacaggtccccacaccccacacgtcccccacacccacaggtcccccacacccacaggtcccccacacccacaggtccccacaccccacacgtcccccacacccacaggtcccccacacccacaggtcccccacaccccacacgtcCCCCACACCCACAGGTCCCCACACCCACAggtccccacaccccacacaacgTGAAGCTGTCCATCCCCTCAGCTGCTACAAGCAAAACAGTAGCTttgaatttattttctctttag
- the LOC144600719 gene encoding uncharacterized protein LOC144600719 isoform X2, translating to MITSTPPRLSQPCVPEPSLPPSLPRCECHRSPHVPHTHRSPHPQVPHTHRSPTPTRPPHPQVPTPHTSPTPTGPHTHRSPHPTRPPHPTRPPHPQVPTPTRPPHPTRPPHPQVPHTHRSPTHHTSPTPTGPPHPQVPHTHTSPTPHTSPTPTGPPHPHVPHTHRSPHPQVPTPHTSPTPTGPHTHRSPTPTGPPHPTRPPHTHIPHTPHVPHTPHVPHTHTSPTPHTSPTPTGPPHTHIPHTPHVPHTPHVPHTHTSPTPHTSPTPTRPPHPQVPHTPHVPHTHRSPHPQVPTPTRPPHPTRPPHPQVPTPTGPHTHRSPHPHVPHTPHVPHTHRSPTPTGPPHPQVPHTPHVPHTHRSPHPTRPHTHRSPTHTRPPHPQVPTPHTSPTPTGPPHPQVPHTHRSPHPTRPPHPQVPHTHRSPTPHTSPTPTGPHTHRSPHPTQREAVHPLSCYKQNSSFEFIFSLDCCQISLM from the exons ATGATTACAAGCACCCCTCCCCGCCTCTCCCAGCCCTGCGTGCCAGAACCGTCTCTGCCCCCGTCTCTGCCCCGCTGTGAATGTCACAGGTCCCCACACGTCCCCCACACCCACAGGTCCCCACACCCACAGGTCCCCCACACCCACaggtcccccacacccacacgtCCCCCACACCCACAGGTCCCCACACCCCACACGTCCCCCACACCCACAGGTCCCCACACCCACAGGTCCCCACACCCCACacgtcccccacaccccacacgtcccccacacccacaggtccccacacccacacgtcccccacaccccacacgtcccccacacccacaggtcccccacacccacaggtcccccacacaccacacgtcccccacacccacaggtcccccacacccacaggtcccccacacccacacgtcccccacaccccacacgtcccccacacccacaggtcccccacacccacacgtCCCCCACACCCACAGGTCCCCACACCCACAGGTCCCCACACCCCACACGTCCCCCACACCCACAGGTCCCCACACCCACAGGTCCCCCACACCCACAggtcccccacaccccacacgtcccccacacacacacatcccccacacaccacacgtcccccacaccccacacgtcccccacacacacacatcccccacaccccacacgtcccccacacccacaggtcccccacacacacacatcccccacacaccacacgtcccccacaccccacacgtcccccacacacacacatcccccacaccccacacgtcccccacacccacacgtcccccacacccacaggtcccccacaccccacac GTCCCCCACACCCACAGGTCCCCACACCCACAGGTCCCCACACCCACacgtcccccacaccccacacgtcCCCCACACCCACAGGTCCCCACACCCACAGGTCCCCACACCCACAGGTCCCCACACCCACacgtcccccacaccccacacgtcccccacacccacaggtcccccacacccacaggtcccccacacccacaggtcccccacaccccacacgtcCCCCACACCCACAGGTCCCCACACCCCACACGTCCCCACACCCacaggtcccccacacacacacgtcccccacacccacaggtccccacaccccacacgtcccccacacccacaggtcccccacacccacaggtcccccacacccacaggtccccacaccccacacgtcccccacacccacaggtcccccacacccacaggtcccccacaccccacacgtcCCCCACACCCACAGGTCCCCACACCCACAggtccccacaccccacacaacgTGAAGCTGTCCATCCCCTCAGCTGCTACAAGCAAAACAGTAGCTttgaatttattttctctttagaTTGCTGCCAGATTAGTTTGATGTAG
- the LOC144600719 gene encoding uncharacterized protein LOC144600719 isoform X4, with the protein MITSTPPRLSQPCVPEPSLPPSLPRCECHRSPHVPHTHRSPHPQVPHTHRSPTPTRPPHPQVPTPHTSPTPTGPHTHRSPHPTRPPHPTRPPHPQVPTPTRPPHPTRPPHPQVPHTHRSPTHHTSPTPTGPPHPQVPHTHTSPTPHTSPTPTGPPHPHVPHTHRSPHPQVPTPHTSPTPTGPHTHRSPTPTGPPHPTRPPHTHIPHTPHVPHTPHVPHTHTSPTPHTSPTPTGPPHTHIPHTPHVPHTPHVPHTHTSPTPHTSPTPTRPPHPQVPHTPHVPHTHRSPHPQVPTPTRPPHPTRPPHPQVPTPTGPHTHRSPHPHVPHTPHVPHTPHVPHTHRSPHPTRPHTHRSPTHTRPPHPQVPTPHTSPTPTGPPHPQVPHTHRSPHPTRPPHPQVPHTHRSPTPHTSPTPTGPHTHRSPHPTQREAVHPLSCYKQNSSFEFIFSLDCCQISLM; encoded by the exons ATGATTACAAGCACCCCTCCCCGCCTCTCCCAGCCCTGCGTGCCAGAACCGTCTCTGCCCCCGTCTCTGCCCCGCTGTGAATGTCACAGGTCCCCACACGTCCCCCACACCCACAGGTCCCCACACCCACAGGTCCCCCACACCCACaggtcccccacacccacacgtCCCCCACACCCACAGGTCCCCACACCCCACACGTCCCCCACACCCACAGGTCCCCACACCCACAGGTCCCCACACCCCACacgtcccccacaccccacacgtcccccacacccacaggtccccacacccacacgtcccccacaccccacacgtcccccacacccacaggtcccccacacccacaggtcccccacacaccacacgtcccccacacccacaggtcccccacacccacaggtcccccacacccacacgtcccccacaccccacacgtcccccacacccacaggtcccccacacccacacgtCCCCCACACCCACAGGTCCCCACACCCACAGGTCCCCACACCCCACACGTCCCCCACACCCACAGGTCCCCACACCCACAGGTCCCCCACACCCACAggtcccccacaccccacacgtcccccacacacacacatcccccacacaccacacgtcccccacaccccacacgtcccccacacacacacatcccccacaccccacacgtcccccacacccacaggtcccccacacacacacatcccccacacaccacacgtcccccacaccccacacgtcccccacacacacacatcccccacaccccacacgtcccccacacccacacgtcccccacacccacaggtcccccacaccccacac GTCCCCCACACCCACAGGTCCCCACACCCACAGGTCCCCACACCCACacgtcccccacaccccacacgtcCCCCACACCCACAGGTCCCCACACCCACAGGTCCCCACACCCACAGGTCCCCACACCCACacgtcccccacaccccacac gtcccccacaccccacacgtcCCCCACACCCACAGGTCCCCACACCCCACACGTCCCCACACCCacaggtcccccacacacacacgtcccccacacccacaggtccccacaccccacacgtcccccacacccacaggtcccccacacccacaggtcccccacacccacaggtccccacaccccacacgtcccccacacccacaggtcccccacacccacaggtcccccacaccccacacgtcCCCCACACCCACAGGTCCCCACACCCACAggtccccacaccccacacaacgTGAAGCTGTCCATCCCCTCAGCTGCTACAAGCAAAACAGTAGCTttgaatttattttctctttagaTTGCTGCCAGATTAGTTTGATGTAG
- the LOC144600719 gene encoding uncharacterized protein LOC144600719 isoform X1 has translation MITSTPPRLSQPCVPEPSLPPSLPRCECHRSPHVPHTHRSPHPQVPHTHRSPTPTRPPHPQVPTPHTSPTPTGPHTHRSPHPTRPPHPTRPPHPQVPTPTRPPHPTRPPHPQVPHTHRSPTHHTSPTPTGPPHPQVPHTHTSPTPHTSPTPTGPPHPHVPHTHRSPHPQVPTPHTSPTPTGPHTHRSPTPTGPPHPTRPPHTHIPHTPHVPHTPHVPHTHTSPTPHTSPTPTGPPHTHIPHTPHVPHTPHVPHTHTSPTPHTSPTPTRPPHPQVPHTPHVPHTHTSPTPTGPPHTHVPHTHRSPTPTGPHTHRSPHPHVPHTPHVPHTHRSPHPQVPTPTGPHTHTSPTPHTSPTPTGPPHPQVPHTHRSPTPHTSPTPTGPHTPHVPTPTGPPHTHVPHTHRSPHPTRPPHPQVPHTHRSPTPTGPHTPHVPHTHRSPTPTGPPHPTRPPHPQVPTPTGPHTPHNVKLSIPSAATSKTVALNLFSL, from the coding sequence ATGATTACAAGCACCCCTCCCCGCCTCTCCCAGCCCTGCGTGCCAGAACCGTCTCTGCCCCCGTCTCTGCCCCGCTGTGAATGTCACAGGTCCCCACACGTCCCCCACACCCACAGGTCCCCACACCCACAGGTCCCCCACACCCACaggtcccccacacccacacgtCCCCCACACCCACAGGTCCCCACACCCCACACGTCCCCCACACCCACAGGTCCCCACACCCACAGGTCCCCACACCCCACacgtcccccacaccccacacgtcccccacacccacaggtccccacacccacacgtcccccacaccccacacgtcccccacacccacaggtcccccacacccacaggtcccccacacaccacacgtcccccacacccacaggtcccccacacccacaggtcccccacacccacacgtcccccacaccccacacgtcccccacacccacaggtcccccacacccacacgtCCCCCACACCCACAGGTCCCCACACCCACAGGTCCCCACACCCCACACGTCCCCCACACCCACAGGTCCCCACACCCACAGGTCCCCCACACCCACAggtcccccacaccccacacgtcccccacacacacacatcccccacacaccacacgtcccccacaccccacacgtcccccacacacacacatcccccacaccccacacgtcccccacacccacaggtcccccacacacacacatcccccacacaccacacgtcccccacaccccacacgtcccccacacacacacatcccccacaccccacacgtcccccacacccacacgtcccccacacccacaggtcccccacaccccacacgtcccccacacccacacgtcccccacacccacaggtcccccacacacacacgtccccCACACCCACAGGTCCCCCACACCCACAGGTCCCCACACCCACAGGTCCCCACACCCACacgtcccccacaccccacacgtcCCCCACACCCACAGGTCCCCACACCCACAGGTCCCCACACCCACAGGTCCCCACACCCACacgtcccccacaccccacacgtcccccacacccacaggtcccccacacccacaggtcccccacacccacaggtcccccacaccccacacgtcCCCCACACCCACAGGTCCCCACACCCCACACGTCCCCACACCCacaggtcccccacacacacacgtcccccacacccacaggtccccacaccccacacgtcccccacacccacaggtcccccacacccacaggtcccccacacccacaggtccccacaccccacacgtcccccacacccacaggtcccccacacccacaggtcccccacaccccacacgtcCCCCACACCCACAGGTCCCCACACCCACAggtccccacaccccacacaacgTGAAGCTGTCCATCCCCTCAGCTGCTACAAGCAAAACAGTAGCTttgaatttattttctctttag